A genomic window from Fibrobacterota bacterium includes:
- a CDS encoding YfbM family protein codes for MIAEYMMIDEDTLNSLMELNSDDLTDRLMELEESNVFKSITIDKIWDALHYFLTGVSAAEPIEGNKLSEAVVGVHVFNDDDEDADFITCIENEELSEIITAMKNIDFERLAADFVPKRMKKLKIYPGGIENDSKEQLVGEFKEAVADILKFYKSALRKHCHIIISIL; via the coding sequence ATGATTGCCGAATACATGATGATTGATGAGGATACACTGAATTCTCTGATGGAGCTAAATAGCGATGATTTGACGGATCGGCTGATGGAGCTTGAGGAGAGCAATGTTTTCAAATCTATCACTATTGATAAGATTTGGGATGCGCTCCACTATTTTTTAACAGGTGTTTCCGCAGCTGAGCCGATAGAAGGGAATAAATTAAGCGAAGCCGTTGTCGGTGTTCATGTCTTTAACGACGACGATGAGGACGCAGACTTCATTACTTGCATTGAAAATGAAGAGCTGTCGGAGATTATTACTGCAATGAAGAATATTGATTTTGAACGGCTGGCGGCTGATTTTGTGCCAAAACGCATGAAGAAACTTAAAATTTATCCGGGAGGAATCGAAAACGACAGTAAAGAACAATTGGTGGGCGAGTTCAAAGAGGCTGTTGCCGATATCCTTAAGTTTTACAAATCGGCGCTACGTAAACATTGCCATATTATTATCAGTATCCTTTGA